A single genomic interval of Spinacia oleracea cultivar Varoflay chromosome 6, BTI_SOV_V1, whole genome shotgun sequence harbors:
- the LOC110786944 gene encoding uncharacterized protein, protein MTTGEMTIAEMKAAYEKAQAELAQERASNETLQKELESVKSNKHQSRYKGGKPKKLTFEMPDDFEDVTDDEEETREEEDKEAPDPVTQRLNKMDARMTKHYSRLMKLMTRFPGAPTPVETEPTDGYAASPFCEAIARVTVPHTLRLPTWTTLYDGTSDPYRHVNFYKQRMWQIGIPHDLVEPVMCKSFGGTLDGAALEWLTNVPPRSISCLSDLINAFYQQFASSRQLEKQTSDLYRTAIEAFKRGLIPNSELYREITKYPCATFEEVRSRATAQMRIEDDEVIRTASQRSIGGSSDRRSYTPRNNNWRHQPYVRQNQVQSVNQYYDTNNVYRNERVEHPNISDYGFNVDIGGVVNALQNVGGTVRWPRKNDRPDSMKDMSKWCDFHRDNGHTTEECISLRKEVAYLLKRGHLKELLSDKGKETFSKEQTTLPGPATSSERPDPPPFNKVVNVISGGSDICGLTSSAAKKINRGEYETVEEGQTEDEVAIHRSLTATAITFDDSDSVDTQREHHDGLVISLPIGNALIKRILVDNGSSANVLFLEALQEMGLEEKNIVRRSTVLVGFSGEALRTVGEISLPTYAEGVNMMTKFNVVDCPSAYNVILGRPWIHKMKAVPSTYHQSIKFPTKWGSWKSKGSKGMRRNVTRQH, encoded by the exons ATGACTACTGGAGAGATGACGATCGCAGAGATGAAGGCGGCTTACGAGAAAGCCCAAGCCGAGCTAGCCCAAGAGAGGGCATCCAATGAAACCCTCCAGAAAGAGCTCGAATCTGTAAAGAGCAACAAGCACCAGTCTCGCTACAAAGGTGGGAAGCCAAAAAAGCTAACGTTCGAGATGCCCGATGACTTTGAAGATGTGACCGACGATGAGGAGGAAACCCGTGAGGAAGAAGACAAAGAAGCTCCCGATCCGGTGACCCAACGCCTGAACAAGATGGATGCACGCATGACAAAGCACTATTCCCGCCTGATGAAGTTGATGACCAGGTTCCCCGGGGCACCTACACCAGTGGAGACCGAGCCGACCGACGGGTATGCCGCGTCGCCGTTCTGCGAAGCGATCGCTAGAGTGACAGTTCCGCACACACTCCGGCTCCCAACCTGGACCACCCTGTACGACGGGACATCGGACCCCTATAGGCACGTCAACTTCTACAAGCAGCGCATGTGGCAGATCGGGATTCCGCACGACCTAGTGGAACCTGTTATGTGCAAGTCATTCGGCGGCACCCTTGATGGAGCAGCTTTGGAATGGCTCACGAACGTCCCTCCCAGATCCATCTCCTGTTTGTCCGACCTCATCAACGCCTTCTATCAACAATTCGCCAGCAGTCGCCAGTTAGAGAAACAAACCAGTGATCTCTATCG GACTGCTATTGAGGCGTTCAAGAGAGGCCTCATCCCCAATTCGGAGCTATACCGGGAAATAACCAAATACCCATGTGCAACTTTCGAAGAGGTGCGATCGAGGGCCACCGCCCAGATGCGAATCGAAGACGACGAGGTTATCCGAACAGCATCTCAACGATCGATAGGGGGCAGCAGCGACAGAAGATCGTACACCCCAAGGAACAACAATTGGCGACACCAACCATATGTTCGGCAAAACCAGGTACAAAGTGTCAATCAGTATTATGATACTAACAATGTTTACAGGAACGAACGGGTCGAACACCCTAACATCTCCGACTACGGCTTCAACGTCGACATTGGAGGTGTGGTGAACGCCCTTCAAAATGTAGGTGGAACAGTCAGATGGCCCCGGAAGAACGACAGACCGGACTCCATGAAGGACATGAGCAAATGGTGCGACTTCCACCGCGACAACGGACACACAACCGAGGAGTGCATCTCCCTCAGAAAGGAAGTCGCATACCTCCTGAAACGGGGGCATCTAAAGGAACTGTTGAGCGACAAGGGAAAAGAAACATTTTCCAAAGAGCAAACCACCCTGCCCGGCCCAGCGACAAGCAGCGAGCGACCAGACCCACCACCATTCAATAAAGTGGTAAATGTTATTTCCGGTGGTTCAGATATTTGTGGACTAACCtcttctgcagctaaaaaaATTAACAGGGGAGAATATGAGACCGTAGAAGAGGGACAAACCGAAGACGAGGTCGCAATACACAGGTCCCTGACCGCAACGGCTATCACTTTCGACGATTCAGATTCTGTAGATACACAGCGGGAGCACCACGACGGGTTGGTAATATCGCTCCCAATAGGGAACGCATTGATCAAAAGGATACTGGTCGACAACGGAAGCTCAGCCAACGTACTGTTCTTGGaagcactacaagaaatgggATTAGAAGAGAAAAACATAGTAAGGAGATCAACAGTTCTGGTAGGGTTCAGTGGAGAAGCACTACGGACGGTAGGAGAGATATCGCTGCCTACATACGCAGAAGGCGTCAACATGATGACCAAGTTCAACGTCGTCGATTGTCCATCAGCGTACAACGTCATCCTAGGACgaccatggatccacaaaatgaagGCAGTGCCATCAACATATCACCAATCAATCAAGTTTCCAACCAAGTGGGggtcatggaaatcaaagggCAGCAAAGGGATGCGAAGAAATGTTACGAGACAGCACTGA
- the LOC110786951 gene encoding uncharacterized protein: protein MASDQEEDDFLGYSDDEGDGANTESDSEDDGPTDVDENGDYDEGQRVPDLNEAPQQVPDLNEDVAEHQTEAVSSSQLQVVPYLFDLNMPSHEESTPSQYQSDTTAQVHHKPRTPRISNELRLEILLFLLCRKNVGKDTLIYGTVDLAVKEYGYTKRTIGGIWNKAKKQKEALNSYVVQKKYHNCGRKRIQVTYEQVASIGMGDRTCIRDLAQMLNLGPTTVWRMVKRKLIKPHSSPLHPGISDECKMAKMRWVLRLIMDISIPYEPTYYSMFDFIHIDEKWFYLTQKNQRVYLANNEPFPHRTTKLRTKIPKFMFMAAVARPRWGEDGQCEFDGKISIFPFTNSIAAKRTSKNRVKGTIETKPIKSVNQIATRGMLINNIILANKEKWPPHVGEKVVYIIQDNAKAHILQADPEWQHFQQDGFTFVLTQQPPNSPDCNILDLGYFRLIQSLMHKKMPRTVEDLSGEVTDSFKELHPKTLSNVWMTVQFVSNEILKHKGNNDYQLPHNKKKILEDEGNLPEQVKAPIWVVNECIQVYDEWKANH from the coding sequence atggcttcagatcaagaAGAGGATGATTTCCTCGGTTATTCTGATGATGAAGGAGACGGCGCAAATACGGAATCCGACTCGGAGGATGATGGACCCACTGATGTTGATGAAAATGGGGATTATGATGAAGGTCAGCGTGTACCAGACCTTAATGAGGCACCACAGCAAGTGCCAGACCTTAATGAGGATGTGGCAGAACATCAAACAGAAGCAGTAAGTTCATCACAACTACAAGTGGTCccttatttatttgatttgaacATGCCATCACATGAAGAATCAACACCATCTCAATATCAATCAGACACAACAGCACAAGTTCATCATAAGCCTAGAACACCAAGAATAAGTAATGAATTGAGGCTGGAAATATTGTTGTTCTTGCTTTGCAGAAAGAATGTAGGGAAAGATACCCTTATTTATGGGACAGTTGATTTGGCAGTTAAAGAGTATGGTTACACAAAGAGAACCATAGGTGGGATATGGAACAAGGCAAAGAAACAGAAGGAAGCATTGAACTCATATGTCGTGCAAAAAAAATATCACAATTGTGGCAGGAAGAGAATTCAAGTGACATATGAACAAGTTGCATCAATAGGCATGGGGGATAGAACATGCATTAGAGATCTTGCACAGATGCTCAATTTGGGACCAACAACAGTTTGGAGGATGGTGAAGAGGAAGCTGATTAAACCCCACTCAAGCCCCTTGCATCCCGGAATTTCAGATGAATGCAAGATGGCAAAGATGAGGTGGGTACTTAGACTCATAATGGATATCTCTATACCATATGAACCAACATATTACAGCATGTTTGATTTCATTCACATAGATGAGAAGTGGTTTTATTTAACACAGAAAAATCAAAGAGTGTATCTTGCTAACAATGAACCATTTCCACACAgaacaacaaaattaagaacaaaaattccaaagttCATGTTCATGGCAGCAGTAGCAAGACCAAGGTGGGGTGAAGATGGGCAGTGTGAGTTTGATGGAAAAATAAGCATTTTTCCATTCACAAATTCAATAGCAGCCAAGAGAACATCAAAAAACAGAGTAAAGGGGACAATTGAGACTAAGCCAATCAAGTCGGTCAATCAAATTGCAACAAGAGGCATGCTCATCAACAATATAATCCTAGCAAACAAAGAAAAGTGGCCACCACATGTAGGGGAAAAGGTCGTCTACATAATTCAAGACAATGCTAAGGCACACATATTGCAAGCGGATCCAGAATGGCAACACTTTCAACAAGATGGGTTTACATTTGTATTGACTCAACAACCACCAAACAGTCCAGATTGCAACATATTGGACTTGGGATATTTCCGGTTAATTCAATCTCTTATGCACAAGAAAATGCCAAGAACAGTGGAAGACTTAAGTGGGGAAGTGACTGATTCTTTTAAAGAATTGCATCCTAAGACTTTGTCTAATGTGTGGATGACTGTACAATTTGtttctaatgagattctaaaaCACAAGGGAAACAATGACTACCAACTTCCACACAACAAGAAAAAGATACTAGAGGATGAAGGCAATCTGCCAGAGCAAGTCAAGGCACCAATATGGGTAGTGAATGAATGCATACAAGTGTATGATGAGTGGAAAGCAAACCATTGA